One part of the Glycine soja cultivar W05 chromosome 11, ASM419377v2, whole genome shotgun sequence genome encodes these proteins:
- the LOC114376877 gene encoding probable methionine--tRNA ligase, with protein MLFWSDLLFDAYKQWQSGEQLSGDVKDCQRDDGEINCSRLLIRAIVSTDGNAKEKPAKSSNEAKNKAAAEPDITITRLDIRVGLIKKAQKLLDADELYVEEIDIGEEQTRNVVSGLVKFIPLDEMQNRKVCVLCNLKPATRKGIKFELVEPPSSAQPGERITFPGYEGS; from the exons ATGTTATTCTGGTCTGATCTATTGTTCGATGCTTACAAGCAATGGCAAAGCGGCGAACAGCTTTCCGGCGACGTGAAAGACTGTCAACGTGATGATGgagaaatt AACTGTTCAAGATTACTTATTAGGGCTATTGTTAGTACAGATGGCAATGCAAAGGAAAAACCAGCAAAATCATCAAATGAAGCCAAAAATAAAGCTGCTGCCGAACCAGATATTACTATCACAAGGCTTGATATCCGGGTTGGCCTCATAAAAAAAGCTCAAAAACTTCTTGATGCAGATGAACTATATGTTGAAGAGATTGACATTGGTGAAGAACAGACCAGAAATGTTGTCAGTGGGCTTGTCAAATTTATACCACTTGATGAAATGCAG AACCGAAAAGTCTGTGTTCTTTGCAACCTAAAGCCAGCAACCAGGAAGGGCATTAAG TTTGAGTTGGTTGAGCCTCCCAGTTCGGCTCAACCAGGAGAAAGAATTACATTCCCAGGGTATGAAGGTAGCTAA